The sequence below is a genomic window from Bacteroidota bacterium.
TTGCCATCGTTCAGTTTTTCTCCTGGTTTGCATTGTTTTCCATGTGGATATACACCACTGCCGGGGTGACAGGAACCAAGTACGACATGAAGATCGACCGTACGACATTCGATCGTCTTGAAGCCGCTGCTGCCCATGCCTCCTCCCTTCCTGAAGCTGCATCCTGGGATAACCTTACAGGGATTCAGGAAGACCTGGGTCTGATGAAGAAGAAATTTAAAAAGCAAGAACAGGTGATGATCACGATGCGTGTTGTGAAGTTCTTTGCGGAAAAGGAAAAGATGGAAAAGCTGGGATTGGAGCCGGGCACGCTGGAGCGCCTGGAGCATATTCAGAAGGAATACAATACCGGTGCCGACTGGGTAGGGGTGTTGATGGCCGTGTACAATGGTTTTGCCGCGATCATGGCCTTCCTCCTCATGTGGATGGCCGGGATCACCAGCCGCAAGCGGGTGCATGCCATCAGCCTGGTGATCGGAGGCGTGAGCCTGGCCTCGTTTTATTTTATTGCCAACCCCACCATGCTCATTATTCCTGAGCTGGGCATAGGACTGGCCTGGGCGTCTATCCTGGCTATGCCTTACGCGATTCTCACCGGCTCTTTGCCGGCACATAAAATGGGTACGTACATGGGGATCTTTAACTTCTTTATCGTGATCCCACAGATCACCGCCGCCGCCATCCTGGGTTTTTGTGTGAGGGAACTTTTTCATAACCAGGCAATTTTTGCGCTGGTGCTGGGCGGTATTTCCATGATCATTGCAGCAGTATTGGTGCTGTTTGTGGATGATGTGGATGAAGGGCGATGAATGTGCGATTCTGAATTCTGTATGTTCAATTTACAATAGGATATTCAATTTAAAATTGAATATGTACAATGCATTGACAATTGAATATTGTTCATTGGAAATCCCATTGAAAATACAGAATACAGAATACAGAATTGTAAATCATTCCCTTTCTTTAACATTATATTCATTCTCCACCAGCAAATCCGCCATCGGCTTCAGCGACTGCACCACCTGGTGCTCTTTTTCCAGCACCTGCATGCGAAACTCGTTTTGCGGTTCTTTACCGCGGACAACCTGGGCTTTCTTGGTTTCGTGGTAGGTGAGGGTGATGAAGACGCGCAGGTTTGCGTTTTCGGTTTTTATGGCATACAGCCCGTCGATGATGAGCATGTCGATGCCCTTGAAATTGGTGATGAGCTCATCTACCTGCTCGGTGACCAGGTCTACGCAGGGCATATGAGATATCCGGTCGTTTTTAAAGTCGTCGATGTTCCGGTAAATCGTATCCCAGTCGTATTCATTAAGCCCGACCGCCTCGCTCACTCCGTGCTTTTTCCGCCATTCGGTTCGTTCGAGGGGAAGCACCTTGTAATAATTATCGATATGCATCGGCTTGGCTACGATGCCCAGCTTTTTTAATCTTTTAGCTATGACATGGGCCAGCTCGGTCTTGCCCGATCCTGATTCGCCGGAGATGGCGATGATGAATTTGCTGTTCTTTTCCTTTGGAATATACTCCAGGATGGTGTCAGCGGCACGTTCGTGCTTTTCGGTGATGAGTAATACGTCTCCTAACATATGATTTCTTTTTACCACAGATTACACGGATTTACACAGATTAATGAATTTTTCTGTGTTCCGGGCGCCTGTCTGGTTATTTATTAAAATTAATCTTTTTGAATTTATTTGAACTGAGTTTGATTACTTTGTCTTTCACAATTATTTTTCCCGGATTCGATACCCTGATTTCAAGGTGATCTTTGAAAATCCTGCATTCGTAGTAATTATCCCTGAAATGGAAATTGAATGCTATACTTCTCCAGTGATCGGGTAAATCGGGGCTGAACACAGGCACCTCATGTTTCAGGTTCAGACCGGCAAAGGTGTTGAGGGCGATTAACACCGTTCCTGCCATCACCCCTGCATGAATGCCTTCCCCGGTGGTTCCTCCTTGAATGTCAACATAATCGCTTTGCAGGGCATCATCGTATAGTTCCCAGGAAAGTGCTTTGTCGCCCACCAGGCTTGCCAGGTAAGCATGCACCACCCGGCTCAGCGTGGAGCCATGGGATGTACGCTGAAGGTAATAATGCAGGTTTTGTTGGAGGTAATCCTCCGGCAATTCGTATTTCAGGTCTTCCAGGATGCGGTCAACATCATCCTTGTCGAGGTTGTAAAAGGTCATCAGCGTATCTGCCTGCTTGGCCAGCTTATAATCGTCGGCCGATTTTCCTTCAGCTTTCAGGATGCGGTCCATCCTGTATATGTTTCCGTATTTCTTCCTGTAATATTCCCAGTCCAGCTCTTCGAGCTCAAAATACCCGTCGAACTGTGCGATGATCCCTTCTTTTGAAACACACAGGGCCAGCTTTTCCGTGATATCTTTCCAGGATACCAGTTCCTTATGATCCAGCCCGATGGATTTGCTCAGCTTTTTCCTTGCTTTTTCGTCCAGTGATGCCCAGTAATCCAGCGCTTTTTCCATACACCAAACCACCATCAGGTTGGTGTAGGCATTGTCCTTGATTCCGCCTTTTTCCGAATCCTTGTATTTTTCATGGAATTCATCGGGGCCCATGACTTCTTCGATGGAATACCTTCCTGTTTTGGGATTTTTCACCGTTTTGGATGCCCAGAAACGGCAGATCTCAAAAAACAGTTCGGCTCCTTCCTTTTTCATGAAGGATTTATCATCCGTGTAATGATAGTACATCCAGGTGTTGTAGGCAATGGCCAGAGACACGTGGCGTTGGAGGGAGCTGAAATCCGGTCCCCATTCGCCGGTGAGCGGGTTAAGATGGATGATCTGCGTTTCTTCCCGGCCATCGCTCCCGCTTTGCCAGGGGAACATGGCACCCTGGTAACCATATTCTTTGGCATATTCCCGGGCTGTATCCAGTCTGCGGTAACGGTATTCCAGGATGGACCTGGCCACTTTCGGGAAGTGCATGTAATAGAAAGGCAGAATGTACAACTCATCCCAGAAGATATGCCCGCGGTATGCTTCCCCATGCAGTCCGCGAGCCGGGATGCCTGCGTCAATGTTTTTATTATGTAGCGAGGTCGTTACCATGAGATGGTAAATA
It includes:
- a CDS encoding uridine kinase — translated: MLGDVLLITEKHERAADTILEYIPKEKNSKFIIAISGESGSGKTELAHVIAKRLKKLGIVAKPMHIDNYYKVLPLERTEWRKKHGVSEAVGLNEYDWDTIYRNIDDFKNDRISHMPCVDLVTEQVDELITNFKGIDMLIIDGLYAIKTENANLRVFITLTYHETKKAQVVRGKEPQNEFRMQVLEKEHQVVQSLKPMADLLVENEYNVKERE